Proteins encoded together in one Lathamus discolor isolate bLatDis1 chromosome 3, bLatDis1.hap1, whole genome shotgun sequence window:
- the SEMA4G gene encoding semaphorin-4G isoform X1, translating into MGSCPQRGSGKMSRGIAHLLTALFMAVTAVIGYPSRRSATDLDATPRTTVTFEELLGVRRFRARTLNYSTLLLEDDRGILYVGARGAIFALNSSDVADGSHRTIQWEASPEKQMDCLQKGKNNKTECFNHVRFLQRLNSTHLYACGTYAFHPLCAAIDANRFTLPSHFEEGKEKCPYDPARGYTGLIVDGGLYTATRYEFRSLPDIRRNLHQRPLKTEESPLHWLNDAEFVASVLVRESKDSPVGDDDKIYYFFTEWAGEETTSFFDKSQVARVARVARVCKSDVGGKKILQRKWTSFMKARLVCYIPYYEVLRSVCSLDGGSWASTVFYAAFTLSAQWRTMEASAVCRYSISAVQRAFEGPYMEYQDSARKWSRYDGAVPEPRPGSCITDRSRRKGYNSSQDLPNSVLDFVKLHPLMFEEVKPAGGEPLMVKKSVVYSRLAVDRVQALDGRSYDVLFMGTGDGWIHKAVVVGSGIHIMEEVQVFRDPQPVESLVISHAQRSLYVGGATGILQVPLASCSRYTSCYDCILARDPYCAWDGRSCRATATTDRAGLVQDIQSGNEGCRSSSGRVLVPTGSLPWKNRTVLQGDDVLLPCDQRSNLARAVWLLNGSEALDAGQDRLRIGVDGLLVTDTLPQHSGEYRCYGEERGLRTLLAAYSLTVLPELPRSPTAASQPHAISQAATDMKVAYVSAIVALVVLCAVLSTVLLYVSCLEKRKGKYVLGDPRPASVELQTVSANCLRKGYREEEEEEELAYPDGCLRIIPGEAPTAATSPVKELPAAVPPLPPPLPAELTNGVGSLPNVLRKMNGNSYMLLQQQEEPLVSPLYSASFTEELSKILEKRKHTQLVEKLDESSV; encoded by the exons AGCTGTTGGGCGTCCGGCGCTTCAGAGCGCGCACCCTCAACTACAgcaccctgctgctggaggatgACCGCGGCATCCTCTACGTGGGGGCCAGGGGAGCCATCTTCGCCCTCAACTCCAGCGACGTGGCCGACGGCTCCCACCGCACG ATCCAGTGGGAAGCCTCCCCAGAGAAGCAGATGGACTGCCTGCAGAAGGGCAAAAACAACAAG ACCGAGTGCTTCAACCACGTGCGGTTTCTGCAGAGGCTGAACAGCACCCACCTCTATGCCTGCGGGACCTACGCCTTCCACCCGCTCTGCGCTGCCATC GATGCCAACAGATTTACGCTGCCATCACACTTTgaggagggcaaggagaagTGTCCGTACGACCCTGCTCGTGGCTACACCGGCCTCATTGTGG ATGGTGGGTTGTACACGGCCACACGCTACGAGTTTCGGAGCCTCCCTGACATCCGGAGGAACCTGCACCAGCGGCCGCTGAAGACAGAGGAGTCCCCACTGCACTGGCTGAACG ACGCTGAGTTCGTGGCCTCAGTGCTGGTCCGGGAGAGCAAGGACAGCCCTGTGGGTGACGATGACAAAATCTACTACTTCTTCACGGAGTGGGCAGGCGAGGAGACCACATCCTTCTTTGACAAGAGCCAGGTGGCCCGAGTAGCCCGGGTGGCCCGTGTCTGCAAG AGCGACGTGGGGGGGAAGAAGATCCTGCAGCGCAAGTGGACATCCTTCATGAAGGCACGCCTGGTCTGCTACATCCCCTACTACGAGGTGCTGCGCAGCGTCTGCAGCCTGGATGGAGGCAGCTGGGCCAGCACCGTTTTCTATGCCGCCTTCACGCTTTCAGCGCAGTG GAGGACCATGGAGGCTTCGGCCGTGTGCCGCTACAGCATCTCAGCAGTGCAGCGTGCCTTCGAGGGCCCCTACATGGAGTACCAGGACTCGGCTCGCAAGTGGTCCCGCTATGACGGTGCAGTGCCTGAGCCCCGACCTGGCTCC TGCATCACGGACCGCTCCCGCAGGAAGGGCTACAACTCCTCGCAGGACCTGCCCAACAGCGTCCTGGACTTTGTGAAGCTGCACCCGCTCATGTTTGAGGAGGTGAAGCCGGCTGGTGGGGAGCCGCTGATGGTGAAGAAGAGCGTGGTGTACAGCCGGCTGGCCGTGGACAGGGTGCAGGCCCTTGACGGCCGCTCCTACGATGTGCTCTTCATGGGGACGG gGGATGGCTGGATCCACAAGGCTGTGGTGGTGGGCTCCGGCATCCACATTATGGAGGAGGTGCAGGTGTTTAGGGACCCGCAGCCTGTGGAGAGCCTGGTGATCTCCCATGCCCAG AGGAGCCTGTATGTGGGGGGAGCCACCGGGATCCTGCAGGTGCCCCTGGCCTCCTGCAGTAGGTACACCTCCTGCTACGACTGCATCCTCGCCCGGGACCCCTACTGCGCCTGGGATGGCAGGTCCTGCCGCGCCACTGCCACCACAGACAG ggcagggctggtgcAGGACATTCAGAGTGGCAACGAGGGATGCCGGAGCAGCTCTGGGCGGG TGCTTGTCCCCACAGGCTCTCTGCCGTGGAAGAACCGGACGGTGCTGCAGGGGGACGACGTGCTGCTGCCCTGCGACCAGCGCTCCAACCTGGCACGAGCCGTCTGGCTGCTGAACGGCAGCGAGGCACTGGACGCGGGGCAGGACCGGCTGCGCATCGGGGTGGATGGGCTGCTGGTGACAGACACACTGCCCCAGCACAGCGGCGAGTACCGCTGCTACGGCGAGGAGCGCGGTCTCCGGACGCTGCTGGCTGCCTACAGCCTCACCGTGCTGCCCGAGCTGCCCCGCAGCCCCACGGCCGCCTCACAGCCTCATGCTATCAGCCAGGCAGCCACCGACATGAAGGTGGCTTATGTCTCTGCCATCGTTGCCTTGGTGGTGCTGTGCGCCGTGCTCAGCACCGTCCTCCTCTATGTGTCTTGCCTGGAGAAGCGCAAAGGCAAGTATGTGCTGGGGGATCCGCGGCCAGCCAGTGTGGAGCTTCAGACCGTCTCAGCCAACTGCCTGCGCAAGGGCTAccgggaagaggaggaggaggaagagctcgCCTACCCCGATGGCTGCCTGCGGATCATCCCTGGCGAGGCACCCACGGCTGCCACATCCCCGGTGAAGGAGCTGCCGGCTGCTGTgcccccgctgccgccgccgctgccggccgAGCTCACCAACGGCGTGGGTTCTCTGCCCAATGTGCTCCGCAAGATGAACGGCAACAGCtacatgctgctgcagcagcaggaggagccgCTGGTCTCGCCACTCTACAGCGCATCCTTCACCGAGGAGCTCAGCAAGATCCTGGAGAAGCGGAAACACACGCAGCTGGTGGAGAAGCTGGACGAGAGCTCCGTGTAG
- the SEMA4G gene encoding semaphorin-4G isoform X2, whose translation MGSCPQRGSGKMSRGIAHLLTALFMAVTAVIGYPSRRSATDLDATPRTTVTFEELLGVRRFRARTLNYSTLLLEDDRGILYVGARGAIFALNSSDVADGSHRTIQWEASPEKQMDCLQKGKNNKTECFNHVRFLQRLNSTHLYACGTYAFHPLCAAIDANRFTLPSHFEEGKEKCPYDPARGYTGLIVDGGLYTATRYEFRSLPDIRRNLHQRPLKTEESPLHWLNDAEFVASVLVRESKDSPVGDDDKIYYFFTEWAGEETTSFFDKSQVARVARVARVCKSDVGGKKILQRKWTSFMKARLVCYIPYYEVLRSVCSLDGGSWASTVFYAAFTLSAQWRTMEASAVCRYSISAVQRAFEGPYMEYQDSARKWSRYDGAVPEPRPGSCITDRSRRKGYNSSQDLPNSVLDFVKLHPLMFEEVKPAGGEPLMVKKSVVYSRLAVDRVQALDGRSYDVLFMGTGDGWIHKAVVVGSGIHIMEEVQVFRDPQPVESLVISHAQRSLYVGGATGILQVPLASCSRYTSCYDCILARDPYCAWDGRSCRATATTDRAGLVQDIQSGNEGCRSSSGRGSLPWKNRTVLQGDDVLLPCDQRSNLARAVWLLNGSEALDAGQDRLRIGVDGLLVTDTLPQHSGEYRCYGEERGLRTLLAAYSLTVLPELPRSPTAASQPHAISQAATDMKVAYVSAIVALVVLCAVLSTVLLYVSCLEKRKGKYVLGDPRPASVELQTVSANCLRKGYREEEEEEELAYPDGCLRIIPGEAPTAATSPVKELPAAVPPLPPPLPAELTNGVGSLPNVLRKMNGNSYMLLQQQEEPLVSPLYSASFTEELSKILEKRKHTQLVEKLDESSV comes from the exons AGCTGTTGGGCGTCCGGCGCTTCAGAGCGCGCACCCTCAACTACAgcaccctgctgctggaggatgACCGCGGCATCCTCTACGTGGGGGCCAGGGGAGCCATCTTCGCCCTCAACTCCAGCGACGTGGCCGACGGCTCCCACCGCACG ATCCAGTGGGAAGCCTCCCCAGAGAAGCAGATGGACTGCCTGCAGAAGGGCAAAAACAACAAG ACCGAGTGCTTCAACCACGTGCGGTTTCTGCAGAGGCTGAACAGCACCCACCTCTATGCCTGCGGGACCTACGCCTTCCACCCGCTCTGCGCTGCCATC GATGCCAACAGATTTACGCTGCCATCACACTTTgaggagggcaaggagaagTGTCCGTACGACCCTGCTCGTGGCTACACCGGCCTCATTGTGG ATGGTGGGTTGTACACGGCCACACGCTACGAGTTTCGGAGCCTCCCTGACATCCGGAGGAACCTGCACCAGCGGCCGCTGAAGACAGAGGAGTCCCCACTGCACTGGCTGAACG ACGCTGAGTTCGTGGCCTCAGTGCTGGTCCGGGAGAGCAAGGACAGCCCTGTGGGTGACGATGACAAAATCTACTACTTCTTCACGGAGTGGGCAGGCGAGGAGACCACATCCTTCTTTGACAAGAGCCAGGTGGCCCGAGTAGCCCGGGTGGCCCGTGTCTGCAAG AGCGACGTGGGGGGGAAGAAGATCCTGCAGCGCAAGTGGACATCCTTCATGAAGGCACGCCTGGTCTGCTACATCCCCTACTACGAGGTGCTGCGCAGCGTCTGCAGCCTGGATGGAGGCAGCTGGGCCAGCACCGTTTTCTATGCCGCCTTCACGCTTTCAGCGCAGTG GAGGACCATGGAGGCTTCGGCCGTGTGCCGCTACAGCATCTCAGCAGTGCAGCGTGCCTTCGAGGGCCCCTACATGGAGTACCAGGACTCGGCTCGCAAGTGGTCCCGCTATGACGGTGCAGTGCCTGAGCCCCGACCTGGCTCC TGCATCACGGACCGCTCCCGCAGGAAGGGCTACAACTCCTCGCAGGACCTGCCCAACAGCGTCCTGGACTTTGTGAAGCTGCACCCGCTCATGTTTGAGGAGGTGAAGCCGGCTGGTGGGGAGCCGCTGATGGTGAAGAAGAGCGTGGTGTACAGCCGGCTGGCCGTGGACAGGGTGCAGGCCCTTGACGGCCGCTCCTACGATGTGCTCTTCATGGGGACGG gGGATGGCTGGATCCACAAGGCTGTGGTGGTGGGCTCCGGCATCCACATTATGGAGGAGGTGCAGGTGTTTAGGGACCCGCAGCCTGTGGAGAGCCTGGTGATCTCCCATGCCCAG AGGAGCCTGTATGTGGGGGGAGCCACCGGGATCCTGCAGGTGCCCCTGGCCTCCTGCAGTAGGTACACCTCCTGCTACGACTGCATCCTCGCCCGGGACCCCTACTGCGCCTGGGATGGCAGGTCCTGCCGCGCCACTGCCACCACAGACAG ggcagggctggtgcAGGACATTCAGAGTGGCAACGAGGGATGCCGGAGCAGCTCTGGGCGGG GCTCTCTGCCGTGGAAGAACCGGACGGTGCTGCAGGGGGACGACGTGCTGCTGCCCTGCGACCAGCGCTCCAACCTGGCACGAGCCGTCTGGCTGCTGAACGGCAGCGAGGCACTGGACGCGGGGCAGGACCGGCTGCGCATCGGGGTGGATGGGCTGCTGGTGACAGACACACTGCCCCAGCACAGCGGCGAGTACCGCTGCTACGGCGAGGAGCGCGGTCTCCGGACGCTGCTGGCTGCCTACAGCCTCACCGTGCTGCCCGAGCTGCCCCGCAGCCCCACGGCCGCCTCACAGCCTCATGCTATCAGCCAGGCAGCCACCGACATGAAGGTGGCTTATGTCTCTGCCATCGTTGCCTTGGTGGTGCTGTGCGCCGTGCTCAGCACCGTCCTCCTCTATGTGTCTTGCCTGGAGAAGCGCAAAGGCAAGTATGTGCTGGGGGATCCGCGGCCAGCCAGTGTGGAGCTTCAGACCGTCTCAGCCAACTGCCTGCGCAAGGGCTAccgggaagaggaggaggaggaagagctcgCCTACCCCGATGGCTGCCTGCGGATCATCCCTGGCGAGGCACCCACGGCTGCCACATCCCCGGTGAAGGAGCTGCCGGCTGCTGTgcccccgctgccgccgccgctgccggccgAGCTCACCAACGGCGTGGGTTCTCTGCCCAATGTGCTCCGCAAGATGAACGGCAACAGCtacatgctgctgcagcagcaggaggagccgCTGGTCTCGCCACTCTACAGCGCATCCTTCACCGAGGAGCTCAGCAAGATCCTGGAGAAGCGGAAACACACGCAGCTGGTGGAGAAGCTGGACGAGAGCTCCGTGTAG